The Gemmatimonas phototrophica region CATCCAGGTGGCCCACTGATCGGACTCGTCGATGACCTTGGCCAAGCGTGGATTGATGTACTTGCGGGCCAGATCGAGCCACGCTGGCGCGCAGTGCCGCAGCACGGTGAGCATGAAACGGTCGTCGTGGGTGCGCGCGATGTACATGTCGCACACCACTTTCCCCTTGGGGGTCAGCGCCACGGCGTGCATCCCCATGCCCACTGCCAGCTGGCTCACATCGTTGGTGACCAGCCCATTGAGCGCCTCCATGGCCTTCGGGCCCTGAATGGTACTCCAATGGTTCATGGCCTCAAACCACGCGGCATCACGGCGCAGATCGAGATAGGCCTCAACGTCGTCACCCACGAGCGGCTCGGGGTACACGAGGGTGGGCGCAGACGATGCAGGACTGGTGGTTGGCTCGGTCACAGTCGCAACATAATCAGCCGCCACCGCCGCCGTATACGGCGTCATTTCCCAGGCGGACCGCGCCGTCACGGCGATCTGCATGGCGTTCAGGCGGTCGTGTATGGTGTCCCAGCTGCGCCGAATGGTGTCACCAGGGCCGCGGGGGGCGTCATCGCTGCAGCGCAGCAGTGATACGTGGTGGTCGAGTCCTGCCAGAGCGAGCAGCGGTTCCACATCGCGCCGCTCACTGTCGGCCCGCACCACCACCCGGTGGCCGGCGGCGGCGGCGCGCTGGAGTCGGGCCACCATCTCCGCATCGAACGATACGCCGTGTTGCACCAGCGCCCGGTAGCCCCGCTGTGCCCGCAGCGCAATCAACTCGGGCACCGTGGGGTCGCTGGCGGCAAGCGCGGGGAACAACGCCAGCGACGCTTCGAGAAACGTGCGGCCGGGCAGTGCCGCCGCTACGGTATTTGCATCGAGCACCTGCGACTCCGCGGCCGCCGCATCGAGGACGGCGTGCACGCGGAGGGGCGTAGTGAGGGCGAGTCCGCCGTCAAACGCGATGATGGTGGCGCGCAGAGACGATGGAATCAGAACGGCTTCTCGAGGCTCTCCGACTGCGGCGTGAACAGCTCCGCACCGGTTTCCGTGATCACCATGTCGTCTTCGAGGCGAATGCCGAATTCGCCGGGAATGTAGATGCCCGGTTCATCGGAGAACACCATGCCCGGGGCCAGCGGCAACGTGTTGCCGCGCACGAGATACGGCCACTCGTGCCCGTCCATGCCCATGCCGTGCCCCACGCGGTGCGAGAAGAACTTGTAGTCGGGGCCGAAGCCGGCGTCCACAATCACCTTGCGCGCGGCGGCATCCACCGCTTCGCAGGGCACGCCGGGCTTGGCCGCCGCCAGCGCCGCGCTCTGCGCCTTGAACTCGATTTCGAACACGTCCTTCATGCGCTGCGTGGCCTTGCCCAGCACAAACGTGCGCGAAATGTCGGAGCTGTACCCTTCCACCTTGCAGCCGCCGTCAATGAGCAGAATGCTCCCTTCGCGCACCACTTGCGGCGTCGCACTGCCGTGCGGGAGCGCACTGAATTCGCCCACCTGCACGCCGGCGGATCCGTTGTAGCCCAGGCGCTTGTGCGCGAGCGACACGAGATCCCCGAAGTCGTCCTGCGTCATCCCTTCCTTGAGCGACTTGTAGGCCGCTTCGTATGCCAGCAGCGTGACTTTGCTGGCGTGACGCATGAGCGCGAGTTCGTGCGCATCCTTCACGATGCGGCAGCCGGCGGTAACGGGCGTGCCACTCACCACCTTCACCTGCGGAATGTGCGCGGCGCCGTCGCTGAACTGAAAGCGCACCGTTTCTTCGGCCGCAATGGTGGCCGTGGCAATGCCGCGGTCGCGCAGCCCCTTGGCGAGAAACGCATACGGGTCTTCGTGCTCCTCCCACGCGTACACCGTGGCGTCTTTCCCCAACGGCCCGTTGAGCGCCTGCTCCAGCGCCCGCTCCTCTTCAAACTTGGGCGTGACGAGGAACGGCGCCCCCTTCACCGGAATGATCACCGCCAGCAACCGCTCGCTCAGTCCCCAGCGCATGCCGGCGAAGTACTCCATGCTGGTGCCGCCCGTGAGCATGAGGGCATCGAGTTTCTGCTCGGCCATCAATGTGCGGGCCTTCTCCAATCGCGCGCGGCGCTCGTCGACCGAAATGGGCACCACCCCGTCCTTCATGGGCGACAGCGCGGCAATGGCCGGGGGCAGATCGCCATCGGCAGTACCGGCAGAGCCCTTGGCGTCCGCGTCAGCCGTGGCGCAGCCAGCAAGGGAGAGAGCGGCAAGTGAGCCGGCCGACGTGGACAGGAAATCGCGACGAGAGGACATGGCGAGGTGCGGGGAAGGGGAGGGAGAAATACGGCGGTGTGGCGGGAGCGCGATTACGGCTGAATGCCGCCGCCGCCATCGCCGCCGCTTGACGCGCTGGCGGCACTGCTGATGCCAAGGGTGGCAGCAAGCACGGCGATGACGGTGCCGATCAGGATGAAGGTGCGCTTGCGCGAGTACGTCCGCTTTTGCACTTGCGCTACCAGTGGCGTGGCAATGGTGATGACGTCACCGTTTTGTGTGAACCGTTCACGCGAGAGCGTGGTGGTCTGGGTGACGGCAATGGTGATGCTGTCGCGCGAGACGCGCAGAATATCGCCGTCAATTTCGCGGATGTTGTCGCCGAGTTTCTGCCGGACGGCGCTGGTCCCATCGGTGGTGAGCACTACGACGCCTTCGCCCGGCGTGG contains the following coding sequences:
- a CDS encoding YgfZ/GcvT domain-containing protein, which produces MHAVLDAAAAESQVLDANTVAAALPGRTFLEASLALFPALAASDPTVPELIALRAQRGYRALVQHGVSFDAEMVARLQRAAAAGHRVVVRADSERRDVEPLLALAGLDHHVSLLRCSDDAPRGPGDTIRRSWDTIHDRLNAMQIAVTARSAWEMTPYTAAVAADYVATVTEPTTSPASSAPTLVYPEPLVGDDVEAYLDLRRDAAWFEAMNHWSTIQGPKAMEALNGLVTNDVSQLAVGMGMHAVALTPKGKVVCDMYIARTHDDRFMLTVLRHCAPAWLDLARKYINPRLAKVIDESDQWATWMVYGANAVQAVANLGGAMHTVENLGDIMVSGLQEWPVWSHGMWNIGPVSVRLVRAPVMGSLPGFVIMADVRDAEIVRERLEASTRRRASRAVWNIARVEGGRPAFGVDMDENTIPQEANLDTLGAISFTKGCYTGQETVARVHFRGHVNRHLRGLMAEQPMPQHARVADATGKDVGDVRSSVISPRLGPIAMAMIRREVSPGDTVTVVVPAGDITARVVELPFDE
- a CDS encoding M24 family metallopeptidase, with the translated sequence MSSRRDFLSTSAGSLAALSLAGCATADADAKGSAGTADGDLPPAIAALSPMKDGVVPISVDERRARLEKARTLMAEQKLDALMLTGGTSMEYFAGMRWGLSERLLAVIIPVKGAPFLVTPKFEEERALEQALNGPLGKDATVYAWEEHEDPYAFLAKGLRDRGIATATIAAEETVRFQFSDGAAHIPQVKVVSGTPVTAGCRIVKDAHELALMRHASKVTLLAYEAAYKSLKEGMTQDDFGDLVSLAHKRLGYNGSAGVQVGEFSALPHGSATPQVVREGSILLIDGGCKVEGYSSDISRTFVLGKATQRMKDVFEIEFKAQSAALAAAKPGVPCEAVDAAARKVIVDAGFGPDYKFFSHRVGHGMGMDGHEWPYLVRGNTLPLAPGMVFSDEPGIYIPGEFGIRLEDDMVITETGAELFTPQSESLEKPF